The DNA region CTGGTCAGCATGTGGATCATCAGGTCCACCTGCGTGCCGTCCATCAGGTCCAGTCCGGCTGGGGGCACAGCCAGGGCCTGCAGATCCGCGACGGTGGGATGCCCGTCGATCTGTGCGGTGGCCCAGACTTGCCGGGCCGACTGTACCTTGAGGGCGTCCGAGAGGCCTTTGCGCAGATCGTCCTAGGACACTGAGCGGCAGCTGTGCGTGTATGACCTGGAGCGGGCCACAACGACGGTGCTGGGGCCGCTGGAAGACATCTGGCGTGACCGGATCCCGGTGGTGCGCCTGCCGGACGCGACGGTGCTGGCCAGAACCTTGTCGGGATTGCTGGTGCGTTTCGCGCCGGAGGGAGGCGTCCTGGAACGGGTGCGCGTGGGCAAACGGGTGCTGACCTCACTATCGCTGATGGGGGAGGTGGTGTGTTTTGGCACGCAGAGTGCGCAGGTCAGGGCCTGGACGTGGACGGCCCTGCCCGTGGTGGGCGTCGCGGGAGCAAGGGCCTGAGTGGTTCGGCAAGAGGCTTGCGGAAATGAACGTCTACACGACGAACCGCCCCGACTGCCTCAGCGCAGTTCGTCGCTGTGAGCAAACCTATCGCCAACGTCGAGGACAGCATTCATCTCAGCGAATGAGGGGCTGCTGAAGGCAACAGAGAACTGAAAGAGGCCGTGTTCTAGATTGCGTTCCAGCGTGACTGCCTCTGCAACCCGTTCGCCCCAGCCCTGGCTGGCCACCGTCCTCGCCCTGCTCCTCGGTCCATGGGGTGCGCTGTACACCGGTGGCGTCTTTGCCTTCCTGGTTTTGTTGGTGTATCTGGCGCTGCTGTGCCTCGTGGGCCTGCCACCGCAGGGACGCGGCGCGGCAGCGGCGCTGGTGGCCGGCGCCGGCGCGTTTGTCTGGTCTCGTCTGTCACTGGGGGCAAAGTTGCCCCCAGCCCTGCGCCGCTTTGACCGCCTCTCGGTGCCTCAGGCGCTGCTGCTGGGAGTCGTGATTTTTGGGACGCTGCTGCTCATGACCCGCACGGCCGTCACCGTGATCAACTACCGCGGCTACTCGATGGCGCCGGCGCTGATCTCCGGGGACCAGGCCTCGGCGGTGCTGGCGCCGGCGCTGCGCGGCGAGGTGCATCGGGGAGACCTGATCAGCTTCAGATATCCCGGCGCAAAGGCCACCATCGTTTCGCGGGTTGTTGGGGTGGCTGGGGACACGGTCGAGGTCCGGCGCGGCGTGTTGCTTGTGGGGGAACAGGTCGCCGATGACCCGGCCGCGTTCGCGGCGTTGCAGGCCGCCGGCTGCGTGGACGAGGAATTGTTCTTCAACAACCGCGCCGTGGCGAAAAGGCTTGGCGCCGTGGGCGAGGAGGAAGATCCAGCGCCGGTCCCCGTCCCCGTGGGCTCGGTGGCGGTCATCTCGGACAACCGCTCGGACCTGTTCCCAGACTCGCGGGCGTTCGGTTTTTTACCGCTGTCGGAAATTCGCGCCAAGGTGATTGTGTCCCGGCCAGATTACGCGGGCATGCGTCCAGAAGATTGCCTGCTGCCTACGAATCCAAGACGTTGAGCGGCGTCTTTTCAAGAGGTCAGGGTTGATCTCATCGCATTGAAAATACGGGCACCCGGACTGACCCCCGCGGCGCTCAGCGAATCAACAGGGTTGCGGCCACCAGGACCGACAGCAGGGCAGCGACCACATGGTCACCGCCGTTCAGGGAAGGGGTTGGGGCCGGGCGCCGCGGCTAGGGTGGGATTAGCGCGACAGGTAGGCGAGCAGATTGGTGTCCGCGATGCACACCGCGCGGCCCAGGTGACGGGCGTGCAGCAGCCCCAGGCGAATGTGGTTGCGGATGGTGCGGTCCGTGACCCGGGCCATCTGGGCCACTTCGAGAATGGTGTACATGCGTT from Deinococcus humi includes:
- the lepB gene encoding signal peptidase I; protein product: MTASATRSPQPWLATVLALLLGPWGALYTGGVFAFLVLLVYLALLCLVGLPPQGRGAAAALVAGAGAFVWSRLSLGAKLPPALRRFDRLSVPQALLLGVVIFGTLLLMTRTAVTVINYRGYSMAPALISGDQASAVLAPALRGEVHRGDLISFRYPGAKATIVSRVVGVAGDTVEVRRGVLLVGEQVADDPAAFAALQAAGCVDEELFFNNRAVAKRLGAVGEEEDPAPVPVPVGSVAVISDNRSDLFPDSRAFGFLPLSEIRAKVIVSRPDYAGMRPEDCLLPTNPRR
- a CDS encoding helix-turn-helix domain-containing protein — its product is MYTILEVAQMARVTDRTIRNHIRLGLLHARHLGRAVCIADTNLLAYLSR